Within the Bacteroidales bacterium genome, the region CAGGCGGGTTATAGTAAAATCAGGCGTTATGAAGATCTGGAGAGTTATTCTAATACCGAATTAATTGCCGAAGTCAGTCAGCGGCTGGATAAGATCACCCGACAAATGTATCTCCAGTCGAAATCATACGACGAACTAATGGAACGCGCCAAAGAACAAAAAGAAATACTACTGACACGACCAGCTATTCAACCTATTGACAACAAGGACTTAAAAAGAACCGCATCAGGATATGGAGACAAGATCCATCCTATTTACGGAACCAAATTTTTCCACAAGGGAATGGATTTTACAGCACCCATCGGAACAGATATCTATGCCACCGGTGATGGCGTTGTCGTCCAGAGTTATGCAATAGGTGACGGTAGCGGTGTGCCGACCGGCGTATCGGCAGGTTTCGGTAACCGGATAGTAATCGATCACGGCTATGGTTATCAGACTCTTTATGCCCACATGGACAAACTGGAAGTGAAGAAAGGACAAAAAGTAAAACGCGGACAAGTAATCGGGACTGTGGGAAATAGCGGAGTATCTACTGGACCGCATCTTCATTATGAAATCCATAAAAACGGTAAACCGGTAAACCCTATCCATTATTATTATAATGATCTGGGACCTGAAGGATACGCATTGATTTTAGACCTGGCAAATGTAGGTAAAACATTCGACTAGAATGGAATACAGCAAAAATACATTCACGAAGTTAATTCCCGGTGAATTAAAGATGCAGGAGAGCATATATATGTGTCCTGTATTCAAGCATTATGCAAAATTCAGAGAGCAAAAGAAAAGATCAAGTCATAAATTATATTACAGCATCAGTGAAGTAGCAACTATGTTCGGTGAAAATACTTCCCTGATACGCTATTGGGAAAAAGAATTTGATATTATCAAACCCAAAAAAAATAAGAAGGGAAACCGGTTGTTTACCCAGCAGGATATTGATAATATAGGTTTGATTTATCATTATGTAAAAGAACGGGGAATGACTTTGAAAGGTGCCCGCCAAAAAATGAAAGAAAACAAAGAAGATTTAGAAAATACCTTTCAAATTGTACAATCGTTAAAGAAAGTTCGTTCCATGTTATTGGAAATCAAAGATAATCTTGATGTCTGACTTATGTTTAATGACTAATTATATGGTAATTTCCTGATCTGGAAGCCCATAAATAATACAACTTTTAATATATCTTAATACATATCCTTAATCATTAAAATTTCATTAAGAAAATTTTCTTTTTCTGTCTGGTATATATTGTATTGACTACCGGTAGGGTCGTAACTATCCAATCATTTTATCCTTTTGCTACTATGACATTTTAGGTCCGGATATCAATGCAGGAAATAGTTTATCAGGCAGATTGGCGGATCAATAAATACCTGCATCTGGGATTGAATCCATATTTTGCTTTGCGGCAGAAAAAAGGGAACAATGTAGGCACCCATTATATGACCAGCATTATTATATCGCCGCATTTTGAAATGGCAGCTGTAGGTGTTGAATTGCCCATTATATACAACCAATTCAAATCTTTCAATGTAGGATTCGGTCTTCGGCTGGGTGCGCTCTGGCTGGGGTCTACCAACTTTTTCAATATGATAGCATCCAATAAATTAAGAGAGGCAAATCTCTGTATAGCTTTTAAAGTTTCTATCCATCATAAAAAATAAGATCTAGATTAATGTTACTTTGCCTTAAATGTGCGTTGTTCCTGACGATGGATAAACGCCATCAACACCATAGACAAAATACAAGCTGTTATAATAGCTATAAAATAAGTATTCCAAGTAACGTCATTGTGCGCTAAATAACCCAACAGATTGTTGGCAAGAATTGCCGTTCCGAAAAAATATCCAAAAAATCCTGTTAACCCGGCTGATGCTCCTGCAGCATTTTTTGGCGATAGGTCTAAAGCCTGTACTCCGATTAACATAATAGGGCCATATACAAAAAATCCTATGGCTACTATGGCTATATTATCAATTAATTGCATATTGGACGTAAACAACCGGATAATATGGTCAACAAAACCTCCCTGCCCGTTTTTCCAATATACCAATACTGCTAACGTTGTCATTCCCATGAATAATATATTCATTATTGCACGCCGTCCTTTAAATATACGGTCGCTCATCCAACCACACAGCAATGTACCAGGTATAGCTGCCAGTTCATAATACATATAAGCCCACCCGGATGTCTTGATATCATATCCTTTCATCTGCTGGAGATAGGCGGCAGCCCAATCCAATACCCCATAACGGACCATATATACAAATACATTGGCAAACGCAACCATCCAAAGAATTTTATTGGTAAATACATATTTAAATATGATTTCTCTGGTGGTCAATACCTCTTCCTGCTTCTTCGAATAATTAATAGGATAATCATTTCTGTATTCTTCTATGGTTGGTAACCCACAAGCCCTCGGGTTATCCCGAATAAGCAGGAAGGCTATTGCAGCGATAAGAATAGCAATCATCGCCGGAAGGAAAAAATATCCAAATTGCATGCTTGCAAACTTTGAATAGCCATAAATGGTAAAAACTGAAAAGCCTAATGCTGTCACAGGTCCTAGCGCCGCTCCCCCTACGTTATGAGCAATATTCCATATTGACATCTTAGTCCCGCGTTCTTTGACCGAAAACCAATGTGTCATTACTCTTCCACATGGGGGCCATCCCATACCTCCTACCCATCCTATAAGAAACTGACAAACAGCCATTGTGGCCAGGTTGTATAAACCCAGCCGGGTGCCTGCCAACATTATAGCTACCGATGCAAGTACAAGACCTAAAGGAAGAAATTTACGGGCATCCGAACGGTCGGATATTCCACCCATAATAAATTTAGATAAACCATAAGCAAAAGCATTCAATGATAGTGCAAACCCCAACGATGACTTTGTTAAACCCATCGTTTCTTCCAATAACGGTATTGCCAGAGAAAAGTTTTTACGCACCAGGTAAAAAGCAGCGTATCCTATAAAAATACCTAAAAAAACCTGCCAACGCATCTTTTTGTATGTAGCATCGATTTCTTCTTTCGGCTTTTGCGGCTTAGGAGGAGGTGGCGATAAAAAATTTTTCATAAGTTATCATTATTGTTTTGATGATCATCATATAAAAATCATTTTATAAAATGTAATTTGCTGCTATTTTATTGTATGTTTCCACCTGTTCCTTTTCCCATGACACTTCTTTTCCTAACTCCTGAGCCATAACGGATGCCACTTTCGGAGCCATCTCTAATGAGGCACGGGCATCAAGATACAATGCACGTACTCTTCGGGCCAATACATCATCTACCGTCATAGCCATTTCTTCACGAACCGCCCAAATGACTTCGGCTACCGTGAAATCAAACTGAGGGTGCAATTTTTCTGCAAAAGCAGGATTCTCCTGTTGCAACCGGACAATCTTCTCTCCATCACTGCCATACACATACAACCAATTACTACGGTCAGTAGTCGGTTTATAGCCATGTATTTTCATTTCCCGGGTAACACATTTCCGATAGTTTAAGCCTGATTTTTTGATGCCCAAATCTACGGTTTCCTGTGCCATCTGCCGGTAAGTGGTCCATTTCCCCCCTGTTATGGTGACTAATCCCGAATCCGATGAAATCAGTTTATGGCTCCGTGAGATTTCTTTTGTCTTCTTTTCATCAGCATTATGTTTCGGTGCAGCCAAGGGTCTCAGACCGGCAAATACACAGAGTACATCTTCACGCTTCGGAGGACGTGTCAGATAAGCTGCTGCCGTTTTTAAAACAAAATCGATCTCTTCTTCCAATGGTTTTGGTTCCAGTACAAATTCTTTCATGGGTGTATCAGTAGTCCCCAAAATCACTCTGTTGTGCCAGGGAACCCCGAACAGAACCCTTCCGTCACTGGTTTTAGGGATCATAATAGCATCATCACCTCCCAAAAACGAACGGTCAACGACAATATGAATTCCCTGGCTCGGACGGACCAAAGGATGTTCTTCCTTATCATCCATCCGGATAATATCATCTACAAATATACCCGTAGCATTGACAACACAACGGGCCTTCAATTCAAAAGTCCCTCCATCCAGTTCATCCTGTGCAATTACACCAGAAACTTTACCATTCTCTTTCAACAAAGATGTAACCCTTGTATAGTTTGCAAGAACTGCTTTCTTTTCAATAGCAGACTGCATCAGATTAACTGCCAGCCGGGAATCGTCAAACTGTCCGTCATGATAAACGACTCCACCTTTTAACTTATTTTGAATGATCTGCGGAACCGCTTTTATCACTTTTTTCTTTCCCAATGGGAGCGAACGCCCTAAGCCCAAACGACCGGAAAGTAAATCATATACCGTAAGTCCAATGGTATAAAAAGGCTGTTCCCACCAACGGTAATTCGCAATGATAAAGCGCTGGTCCTTTACCAGATGCGGAGCATTCCGGCGTAATCGACCCCTTTCTCTCAAAGCTTCGCGCACCAATGCGACATCACCTTTCTGCAAATACCGCACACCCCCGTGTACCAGTTTCGTGCTCCGACTCGATGTCGCTTTGGCAAAATCAGATTGTTCCAGCAATACTGTAGAATAGCCCCTGGAGGCTGCATCAAGGGCAATGCCCAATCCAGTAGCACCACCGCCTATGACAATAAAGTCCCATATTTCTGTTTCTCCGGACTTCAACCGATTCAAGAATTCATTTCGCATCATTCAAATAGTATTATATTTTTTCGATATATTTCGGTATGGGCAAAAGTAAAACAAAAAAACAATCGATACAAAACTTATCGAAACTTTTTTATCAGACTGATCCAATTAATTACAAAATAAAATTATTATTTCTGTATTTATCTTTTTTTTAGATGCTTAAATTCGTTCTATTCCTTATAAACAGGCATGTAACTTTATAAAAAAATCCCCCCAAAACTTGGGAGGATTTTTTTATCATATCGCGTATTTTCTAATATAAAAAGCTAAGCAATATCCCAGCCGCCACTGCGCTACCTATAACGCCTGCTACATTTGGTCCCATAGCATGCATCAATAGATGATTGCTCTTATCATATTCCTGTCCGACAATCTGAGACACCCGCGCACTATCCGGAACAGCAGAAACTCCTGAGTTGCCGATTAACGGATTGATCTTATTTCCTTCTTTCAGGAACAGATTGATGAATTTCACAAAAAGTACGCCTGCAGAAGTCGCAACAACAAAAGATGCTGCACCTAAAGCAAAAATACCTATTGATTTTGCTGTCAGAAAAGACGTAGCCTGTGTAGATGCACCGACAGTAAGACCGATCAAAATGGTCACAATATCGATCATCGGACCACTGGCTGTCGTTGCCAAACGTTTGGTCACACCACTTTCTTTCAACAGATTACCAA harbors:
- a CDS encoding M23 family metallopeptidase, which produces MAKGKYKYNPESLSFDKIRGGVKNTLIRVFTFVTASVSVIVLCYLVLSLFIGTPKERILSREVDQMNRTNQALSEKLDQWEIALNDMRQRDDNIYRTVFEAEPIPLSIRQAGYSKIRRYEDLESYSNTELIAEVSQRLDKITRQMYLQSKSYDELMERAKEQKEILLTRPAIQPIDNKDLKRTASGYGDKIHPIYGTKFFHKGMDFTAPIGTDIYATGDGVVVQSYAIGDGSGVPTGVSAGFGNRIVIDHGYGYQTLYAHMDKLEVKKGQKVKRGQVIGTVGNSGVSTGPHLHYEIHKNGKPVNPIHYYYNDLGPEGYALILDLANVGKTFD
- a CDS encoding MerR family transcriptional regulator is translated as MCPVFKHYAKFREQKKRSSHKLYYSISEVATMFGENTSLIRYWEKEFDIIKPKKNKKGNRLFTQQDIDNIGLIYHYVKERGMTLKGARQKMKENKEDLENTFQIVQSLKKVRSMLLEIKDNLDV
- a CDS encoding glycerol-3-phosphate dehydrogenase/oxidase — its product is MMRNEFLNRLKSGETEIWDFIVIGGGATGLGIALDAASRGYSTVLLEQSDFAKATSSRSTKLVHGGVRYLQKGDVALVREALRERGRLRRNAPHLVKDQRFIIANYRWWEQPFYTIGLTVYDLLSGRLGLGRSLPLGKKKVIKAVPQIIQNKLKGGVVYHDGQFDDSRLAVNLMQSAIEKKAVLANYTRVTSLLKENGKVSGVIAQDELDGGTFELKARCVVNATGIFVDDIIRMDDKEEHPLVRPSQGIHIVVDRSFLGGDDAIMIPKTSDGRVLFGVPWHNRVILGTTDTPMKEFVLEPKPLEEEIDFVLKTAAAYLTRPPKREDVLCVFAGLRPLAAPKHNADEKKTKEISRSHKLISSDSGLVTITGGKWTTYRQMAQETVDLGIKKSGLNYRKCVTREMKIHGYKPTTDRSNWLYVYGSDGEKIVRLQQENPAFAEKLHPQFDFTVAEVIWAVREEMAMTVDDVLARRVRALYLDARASLEMAPKVASVMAQELGKEVSWEKEQVETYNKIAANYIL
- a CDS encoding MFS transporter: MKNFLSPPPPKPQKPKEEIDATYKKMRWQVFLGIFIGYAAFYLVRKNFSLAIPLLEETMGLTKSSLGFALSLNAFAYGLSKFIMGGISDRSDARKFLPLGLVLASVAIMLAGTRLGLYNLATMAVCQFLIGWVGGMGWPPCGRVMTHWFSVKERGTKMSIWNIAHNVGGAALGPVTALGFSVFTIYGYSKFASMQFGYFFLPAMIAILIAAIAFLLIRDNPRACGLPTIEEYRNDYPINYSKKQEEVLTTREIIFKYVFTNKILWMVAFANVFVYMVRYGVLDWAAAYLQQMKGYDIKTSGWAYMYYELAAIPGTLLCGWMSDRIFKGRRAIMNILFMGMTTLAVLVYWKNGQGGFVDHIIRLFTSNMQLIDNIAIVAIGFFVYGPIMLIGVQALDLSPKNAAGASAGLTGFFGYFFGTAILANNLLGYLAHNDVTWNTYFIAIITACILSMVLMAFIHRQEQRTFKAK